From Curtobacterium sp. SGAir0471, the proteins below share one genomic window:
- a CDS encoding alpha/beta fold hydrolase has translation MDHSIVTEHAESRDGTSIGYLRQGTGPASVLVQGAMADVHAYRELALALSSSFTVITAERRGRGISPRPYTADHTIARDVEDLDAVMTATGATKLFGLSSGAVIALEATRTLSRVEQLAVYEPPFYRDGIDRDGVRRLNAEIERGQSGAALIDALVVAGTAPALIARAPRVVARALGRVVLAVQSRQRGPASSLGDLLPGVRYDFRAVAERDGHVQEYASIDCPVLLLSGTASPAFPRATIRDLARNSPTRDTWSSTASATTALGTVAGPRRSAPRSTPSSHLDSVSAATTVHPGRWRRRARARPGRPRVCSLRSTRIRSLLGGSSCGDAVRRDRRDRCREGSRSR, from the coding sequence ATGGACCACAGCATCGTCACCGAGCACGCCGAGTCTCGGGACGGCACCTCGATCGGCTACCTCCGCCAGGGCACCGGACCAGCCAGCGTCCTCGTGCAGGGCGCAATGGCTGACGTCCACGCCTACCGGGAACTCGCCCTCGCCCTCTCCTCCTCGTTCACGGTCATCACCGCCGAACGACGCGGCCGTGGCATCAGCCCGCGCCCGTACACGGCCGACCACACCATCGCCCGCGACGTCGAGGACCTCGACGCGGTGATGACCGCGACCGGCGCGACGAAGCTGTTCGGTCTCAGCTCCGGCGCCGTCATCGCTCTGGAAGCCACGCGCACCCTGTCCAGAGTGGAGCAGCTCGCGGTCTACGAGCCTCCGTTCTACCGGGACGGCATCGACCGCGACGGTGTCCGCCGGCTCAACGCCGAGATCGAGCGCGGACAGTCCGGCGCTGCGCTCATCGACGCGCTCGTCGTCGCAGGGACCGCACCTGCGCTCATCGCGCGCGCCCCGCGGGTCGTCGCCCGAGCCCTGGGCCGTGTCGTCCTCGCGGTCCAGTCCCGGCAGCGGGGGCCGGCGTCATCGCTCGGCGACCTCCTCCCGGGCGTGCGCTACGACTTCCGCGCCGTCGCCGAACGCGACGGTCACGTGCAGGAGTACGCGAGCATCGACTGTCCGGTGCTGCTGCTCAGCGGGACCGCGAGCCCCGCGTTCCCCCGCGCTACGATCCGTGACCTCGCCCGGAACTCCCCGACGCGCGACACGTGGAGTTCGACGGCCTCGGCCACGACGGCCCTTGGAACGGTGGCGGGCCCGCGCAGATCAGCGCCGCGCTCCACGCCTTCTTCACACCTTGATTCCGTCTCAGCGGCGACGACGGTGCACCCGGGGAGGTGGCGGAGACGGGCACGTGCTCGACCCGGTCGACCACGGGTGTGCAGCCTGAGATCCACTCGAATACGATCGCTGCTGGGGGGATCGTCATGTGGAGATGCAGTACGGCGAGACCGACGGGACCGCTGTCGTGAGGGCAGTCGGAGCAGGTGA
- a CDS encoding FAD-binding oxidoreductase, with protein MSRPPVDGLEARITPRGPAPVRRRPAWHPATVAAVAPETPAARRIVLDVPTWPGNDPGQHLDVRLTAEDGYQASRSYSIASAGEGTRVTLAVDRVEGGEVSPFLVDAIEVGDALDVHGPLGGWFVWRPGESSRPVQLIAGGSGIVPLLPMVTAHAEADDATPFRLLYATRTPEDVFFREELEAAVHASAPLEVTHVFSRRAPLGSDEPVGRLTRERLGASVLGPDVGALVYVCGSTPFVEQVLRWLGELGHDLSEVRAERFGGA; from the coding sequence GTGAGCAGGCCCCCCGTCGACGGCCTGGAGGCCCGGATCACCCCGCGCGGGCCCGCCCCCGTCCGCAGGCGGCCAGCCTGGCACCCCGCCACCGTCGCCGCCGTCGCGCCCGAGACCCCGGCCGCGCGCCGCATCGTCCTCGACGTCCCGACCTGGCCCGGCAACGACCCGGGTCAGCACCTGGACGTGCGGCTCACCGCCGAGGACGGCTACCAGGCGTCCCGGTCCTACTCCATCGCCTCGGCCGGCGAGGGCACCCGGGTGACGCTCGCGGTCGACCGCGTGGAGGGCGGCGAGGTCTCGCCGTTCCTCGTCGACGCGATCGAGGTCGGCGACGCCCTCGACGTGCACGGTCCCCTGGGCGGGTGGTTCGTGTGGCGTCCCGGCGAGTCGAGCCGACCCGTGCAGCTGATCGCCGGCGGGTCGGGCATCGTCCCCCTGCTCCCGATGGTCACCGCGCACGCCGAGGCTGACGATGCGACGCCGTTCCGGTTGCTCTACGCCACCCGTACCCCGGAGGACGTGTTCTTCCGCGAGGAGCTCGAGGCCGCCGTGCACGCGTCCGCGCCGCTCGAGGTCACGCACGTGTTCAGCCGGCGGGCACCACTCGGGTCCGACGAGCCGGTGGGCCGGCTCACCCGGGAGCGTCTCGGTGCGTCGGTGCTGGGGCCCGACGTCGGCGCGCTCGTCTACGTGTGCGGCTCGACGCCCTTCGTCGAGCAGGTGCTGCGGTGGCTCGGCGAGCTCGGGCACGACCTGTCGGAGGTCCGGGCGGAGCGCTTCGGCGGCGCGTGA
- a CDS encoding molybdopterin-dependent oxidoreductase, with protein MATFTRGFGGRRDDRDDPRIPPGQTLVRDWPVLSAGATPDIAPEDWSFSIRTESGLHTWTWDEVHALGVEDVTVDIHCVTHWTKLDMPWRGVPLDRLFAEVETSLDFCTVHSFGGYTTNVPLDELLDGQSWIAFEADGEPLTPEHGGPARLLVPHLYFWKSAKWVRGIVMQAEDEPGFWENAGYNMHGDPWKEERYW; from the coding sequence ATGGCGACGTTCACCCGCGGATTCGGCGGCCGACGCGACGACCGCGACGACCCGCGCATCCCACCCGGCCAGACCCTGGTGCGCGACTGGCCCGTGCTCTCCGCCGGGGCGACGCCGGACATCGCACCCGAGGACTGGAGCTTCTCGATCCGCACCGAGTCCGGGCTGCACACCTGGACGTGGGACGAGGTCCACGCGCTCGGCGTCGAGGACGTCACCGTCGACATCCACTGCGTCACTCACTGGACGAAGCTCGACATGCCCTGGCGCGGCGTCCCCCTCGACCGGCTCTTCGCAGAGGTCGAGACATCGCTCGACTTCTGCACGGTGCACAGCTTCGGCGGCTACACGACGAACGTGCCGCTCGACGAGCTCCTCGACGGGCAGTCCTGGATCGCCTTCGAGGCGGACGGCGAGCCCCTGACCCCCGAGCACGGGGGCCCGGCCCGACTGCTCGTCCCGCACCTGTACTTCTGGAAGAGCGCGAAGTGGGTGCGCGGCATCGTCATGCAGGCCGAGGACGAGCCCGGCTTCTGGGAGAACGCCGGCTACAACATGCACGGCGACCCCTGGAAGGAGGAGCGGTACTGGTGA
- a CDS encoding glycosyltransferase family 2 protein yields MTAARWSGAWARPLTDDRGPAEVDVLVPTVGRPAELATTLAGLAAQTDVDLRLVLSDQSAGQDAASEPAVAAMLRVLEAQGRPVTLLAHPERRGLAEHRQHLLDHATAPAVLYLDDDVWLEPGTVRRMLDALRDLGCGFVGSAVQGLSYLQDRRPHETAVFEPWDGPVVPEVVRRGTPGFDRLSLHNAANPAHVAADLDVETGGWVPYRVAWVGACVVYDRAALEQVGAFRFWDALPPQHSGEDVVAQWRVMERFGGAGILPSGAVHLESPTTVTDRRVDAPDVLFDDHETAPHRR; encoded by the coding sequence GTGACCGCCGCCCGCTGGTCCGGCGCCTGGGCGCGTCCCCTGACGGACGACCGCGGTCCGGCCGAGGTCGACGTCCTGGTGCCGACCGTCGGACGACCCGCCGAGCTCGCGACGACGCTCGCCGGGCTCGCCGCCCAGACGGACGTCGACCTGCGCCTGGTCCTCAGCGACCAGTCCGCGGGTCAGGACGCCGCCTCCGAGCCTGCGGTCGCCGCCATGCTGCGGGTCCTGGAGGCGCAGGGCCGGCCCGTCACGCTCCTCGCCCACCCGGAACGGCGTGGCCTGGCAGAGCACCGCCAGCACCTCCTGGACCACGCCACCGCACCCGCGGTGCTCTACCTCGACGACGACGTCTGGCTCGAGCCGGGCACCGTCCGCCGGATGCTCGACGCGCTCCGCGACCTCGGGTGCGGGTTCGTCGGCAGCGCCGTGCAGGGGCTCTCGTACCTGCAGGACCGCCGTCCGCACGAGACGGCCGTGTTCGAGCCGTGGGACGGCCCGGTCGTGCCCGAGGTCGTGCGCCGCGGGACGCCCGGCTTCGACCGGCTGTCGCTGCACAACGCCGCCAACCCGGCGCACGTCGCAGCGGACCTCGACGTCGAGACCGGTGGGTGGGTGCCCTACCGGGTCGCCTGGGTCGGCGCGTGCGTCGTGTACGACCGCGCCGCGCTCGAGCAGGTCGGGGCTTTCCGGTTCTGGGACGCCCTGCCCCCGCAGCACTCGGGCGAGGACGTCGTCGCGCAGTGGCGGGTCATGGAGCGCTTCGGCGGCGCGGGCATCCTGCCGTCCGGCGCCGTGCACCTGGAGAGCCCGACCACCGTGACCGATCGTCGGGTCGACGCCCCAGACGTGCTCTTCGACGACCACGAGACGGCCCCGCACCGTCGCTGA
- the rfaE2 gene encoding D-glycero-beta-D-manno-heptose 1-phosphate adenylyltransferase, protein MTADVRLVRDLVATVDDREPLVVVIGDCILDRWTVGEAERVSREAPAPVVRVTETVAVPGGAANTAVNARALGARVRMVGLIGDDESGRVLRERLETAGVDTTYLVEVTGTRTTTKSRVVGGDRVVVRVDEIAATPDAHAGARLADAVARAVRCADAAVVCDYGLGVQPEDVVPVLDRDRPGAVVVDAHDLTRWADLHPDLVTPNAGETAGLLGRDLGAGSARVPVVVDARHEVLARSGARAAVVTLDRDGTVLLEPGTDQAFRTRATPASEQQASGAGDTFCAAATVALAVRAPLRDAIAVAQAAADVVVREAGTSVCTAAALIDSVTAPAATVVDHEDLALAVEAARAAGRRVVFTNGCFDVVHRGHTTYLRQARELGDLLVVALNDDDSVRRLKGPERPINTAEDRAGVLAALACVDLVTVFATDTPIPLIERLRPEVYVKGGDYSPEMLEETGVVRAYGGEVVMVDYVPEHSTTAVVRRIREATAAAAAAAGSTPTDTTDASAPAVEPDPAP, encoded by the coding sequence ATGACCGCCGACGTCCGCCTCGTCCGCGACCTGGTCGCCACGGTAGACGACCGCGAACCCCTCGTCGTCGTCATCGGCGACTGCATCCTCGACCGCTGGACCGTCGGCGAGGCCGAACGGGTCTCCCGCGAGGCACCGGCACCCGTCGTGCGCGTCACCGAGACGGTGGCGGTGCCGGGCGGCGCAGCGAACACCGCGGTGAACGCCCGAGCCCTCGGCGCCCGCGTCCGCATGGTCGGCCTGATCGGCGACGACGAGTCCGGCCGCGTGCTCCGCGAGCGGCTCGAGACCGCCGGCGTCGACACGACGTACCTGGTGGAGGTCACCGGCACACGCACCACGACGAAGTCGCGGGTGGTCGGCGGTGACCGTGTGGTCGTCCGCGTCGACGAGATCGCCGCGACCCCCGACGCACACGCGGGAGCCCGTCTCGCCGACGCGGTCGCCCGCGCCGTCCGGTGCGCCGACGCCGCCGTGGTGTGCGACTACGGCCTCGGCGTGCAGCCCGAGGACGTCGTGCCCGTGCTCGACCGCGACCGCCCCGGTGCCGTCGTGGTCGACGCCCACGACCTCACGCGCTGGGCCGACCTGCACCCGGACCTCGTCACGCCGAACGCCGGCGAGACCGCCGGGTTGCTCGGACGCGACCTCGGCGCCGGCTCCGCCCGGGTCCCCGTCGTCGTGGACGCCCGCCACGAGGTCCTCGCCCGCAGCGGCGCCCGTGCGGCCGTCGTCACCCTCGACCGCGACGGCACCGTCCTGCTCGAGCCCGGCACCGACCAGGCCTTCCGCACCCGAGCCACCCCCGCGTCCGAGCAGCAGGCGTCCGGCGCGGGCGACACCTTCTGCGCCGCGGCCACGGTCGCCCTCGCCGTCCGGGCCCCGCTCCGCGACGCGATCGCCGTCGCCCAGGCAGCCGCCGACGTGGTCGTCCGCGAGGCCGGCACCTCGGTCTGCACCGCCGCCGCACTGATCGACTCCGTGACGGCACCCGCCGCGACGGTCGTCGACCACGAGGACCTCGCGCTGGCCGTCGAGGCGGCCCGCGCCGCCGGACGCCGGGTGGTCTTCACGAACGGCTGCTTCGACGTCGTGCACCGTGGACACACCACCTACCTGCGGCAGGCCCGCGAGCTCGGTGACCTGCTCGTCGTCGCCCTGAACGACGACGACTCGGTCCGCCGACTGAAGGGGCCGGAGCGCCCGATCAACACCGCCGAGGACCGTGCCGGTGTCCTCGCCGCCCTGGCCTGCGTCGACCTGGTCACCGTGTTCGCGACCGACACCCCGATCCCGCTCATCGAGCGCCTGCGACCCGAGGTCTACGTCAAGGGCGGCGACTACTCCCCCGAGATGCTCGAGGAGACCGGCGTCGTGCGGGCGTACGGCGGCGAGGTCGTGATGGTCGACTACGTGCCGGAGCACTCGACGACCGCGGTCGTGCGCCGCATCCGCGAGGCCACCGCCGCAGCGGCCGCAGCAGCCGGCTCGACGCCGACCGACACCACTGACGCATCGGCGCCCGCCGTCGAGCCCGACCCGGCACCGTGA
- a CDS encoding aldehyde dehydrogenase family protein, with the protein MSIATPSATATDTDHLVVTDPVDGSIATTTPRSTSEDVANAVARARAAAPGWARTAPAERGALLHAAAAHLRDHAQELADLNTRETGKVPGDAMGGVQAGIGTLVQYAELGPVHRGEALRGQFGAADWSVPHPRGVVLALTPWNDPVAVALGILGAAIVTGNTVVHKGSERCPGTIARLNALLAEVLPEGVLVGVDGDATTGEALLEQDGIDVYAHVGSTATGDRLTEVAARTRAHVIRENGGNDAVVVDADVDPTWAAAQVALGAFANTGQICTSVERVYVHRDVAEEFTAALVAEAERRTASPAAEFGPLVDDRLRTAVQAHIDDAVQRGAVVRTGGTTPGGVGTFYPATVLTDCADDMLVMTEETFGPIAPVRVVESFDEGLRLAAADRYGLAATVLTGDTGHALRAAAELPVGTVKVNAVFGGAPGGSAQPRGASGAGFGYGPHLLDEMTTTTVVHLEPAPARTTSGGTR; encoded by the coding sequence ATGAGCATCGCCACCCCGTCAGCGACCGCGACCGACACCGACCACCTGGTCGTCACCGACCCCGTCGACGGGTCGATCGCCACGACGACCCCGCGCTCCACGAGCGAGGACGTCGCGAACGCTGTCGCGCGCGCACGGGCAGCCGCCCCCGGCTGGGCGCGCACGGCCCCGGCGGAGCGGGGCGCCCTGCTCCACGCCGCAGCCGCGCACCTCCGTGACCACGCGCAGGAGCTCGCCGACCTGAACACCCGCGAGACGGGCAAGGTCCCCGGCGACGCCATGGGCGGAGTCCAGGCCGGCATCGGGACCCTCGTGCAGTACGCCGAGCTCGGCCCGGTCCACCGTGGCGAGGCCCTCCGAGGGCAGTTCGGCGCCGCGGACTGGTCGGTCCCCCACCCCCGTGGCGTCGTGCTCGCCCTGACCCCGTGGAACGACCCGGTGGCCGTCGCACTCGGCATCCTCGGTGCGGCGATCGTCACCGGCAACACCGTGGTGCACAAGGGCAGCGAGCGGTGCCCCGGCACGATCGCCCGCCTGAACGCACTGCTCGCCGAGGTCCTGCCGGAGGGCGTCCTGGTGGGCGTCGACGGTGACGCCACGACCGGCGAGGCCCTGCTCGAGCAGGACGGCATCGACGTCTACGCCCACGTCGGGTCCACCGCGACCGGCGACCGGCTCACCGAGGTCGCCGCCCGGACCCGCGCGCACGTCATCCGCGAGAACGGCGGCAACGACGCGGTCGTCGTGGACGCCGACGTCGACCCGACCTGGGCCGCGGCGCAGGTGGCGCTCGGCGCGTTCGCCAACACGGGCCAGATCTGCACGAGCGTCGAGCGCGTCTACGTGCACCGCGACGTCGCCGAGGAGTTCACCGCGGCGCTCGTCGCCGAGGCCGAGCGTCGGACGGCATCGCCCGCCGCAGAGTTCGGTCCGCTCGTCGACGACCGGCTCCGCACCGCGGTGCAGGCACACATCGACGACGCCGTGCAGCGCGGGGCCGTGGTCCGCACGGGCGGGACGACGCCCGGCGGTGTCGGCACGTTCTACCCCGCGACCGTGCTCACCGACTGCGCCGACGACATGCTCGTGATGACCGAGGAGACCTTCGGTCCGATCGCACCGGTCCGGGTCGTCGAGTCGTTCGACGAGGGCCTCCGCCTCGCCGCGGCCGACCGGTACGGCCTCGCCGCGACGGTGCTGACCGGCGACACCGGGCACGCGCTCCGTGCAGCGGCCGAGCTGCCCGTCGGGACCGTCAAGGTGAACGCCGTGTTCGGCGGCGCCCCCGGTGGCAGCGCCCAGCCCCGCGGAGCGTCCGGCGCCGGCTTCGGCTACGGCCCGCACCTGCTCGACGAGATGACGACCACCACCGTCGTGCACCTCGAACCCGCTCCCGCCCGCACCACCTCCGGAGGAACCCGATGA
- a CDS encoding glycosyltransferase family 9 protein: protein MQLIGNGGDRFDDVREIAVLRGGGLGDLMFAVPALEALHAAYPDARVTLLGSPLAPAVLRGRTDAVHAFEELPVVPGVRDGGSGAPTLEDFESRLRGRFDLAVQLHGGGRNSNPFLLRLAAPHTVGTATEDAEVLERWVRYVYYQHEVLRGLEVVSLAGAAPVTLDPRVHVTAEEWHAVRDRLGVRGHLLAVHPGATDPRRRWSPERFAAVVTARLDAGDDVVLVGDATDVPAAEAIRGAVPVALQDRLHDLTDALPLAELPAVLAAADVVVGDDSGPRHLAVAVGTPTVGVFWFGNVVNAGPIDRGRHRVHLSFVTRCPVCGVDVTQVGWTAERCEHDPSYVDEVQPEAVLADVEDLLATVRPRERAVEPVA, encoded by the coding sequence GTGCAACTGATCGGCAACGGTGGAGACCGCTTCGACGACGTCCGGGAGATCGCGGTGCTCCGAGGTGGTGGCCTGGGCGACCTGATGTTCGCGGTCCCGGCGCTCGAGGCGCTCCACGCCGCGTACCCGGACGCCCGCGTCACGCTGCTCGGCAGCCCGCTGGCGCCCGCGGTCCTCCGCGGACGCACGGACGCCGTGCACGCGTTCGAGGAGCTCCCGGTGGTCCCCGGCGTGCGCGACGGCGGCAGCGGAGCACCCACGCTCGAGGACTTCGAGTCGCGGCTGCGGGGTCGGTTCGACCTCGCCGTCCAGCTGCACGGGGGAGGGCGGAACTCGAACCCGTTCCTGCTGCGCCTCGCCGCGCCGCACACCGTCGGCACCGCCACCGAGGACGCCGAGGTGCTGGAACGGTGGGTCCGGTACGTCTACTACCAGCACGAGGTGCTGCGCGGGCTCGAGGTCGTCTCGCTGGCCGGCGCCGCACCGGTCACCCTCGACCCGCGTGTGCACGTGACCGCGGAGGAGTGGCACGCGGTGCGGGACCGGCTCGGTGTGCGCGGGCACCTGCTCGCCGTTCACCCCGGCGCGACCGACCCCCGCCGGCGCTGGAGCCCCGAGCGGTTCGCTGCCGTCGTCACCGCCCGGCTCGACGCCGGCGACGACGTCGTGCTCGTCGGTGATGCCACCGACGTGCCCGCGGCCGAGGCCATCCGCGGCGCCGTCCCGGTCGCCCTGCAGGACCGGCTCCACGACCTGACCGACGCCCTGCCGCTCGCCGAGCTCCCCGCGGTGCTCGCGGCGGCCGACGTCGTGGTCGGCGACGACTCCGGTCCGCGCCACCTCGCCGTCGCCGTCGGGACGCCCACCGTCGGGGTCTTCTGGTTCGGCAACGTGGTGAACGCGGGACCGATCGACCGCGGACGGCACCGGGTGCACCTGTCCTTCGTCACCCGCTGCCCGGTGTGCGGCGTCGACGTCACGCAGGTCGGGTGGACCGCGGAGCGCTGCGAGCACGACCCGTCCTACGTCGACGAGGTGCAGCCCGAGGCGGTGCTCGCCGATGTCGAGGACCTGCTCGCCACGGTGCGGCCCCGGGAGCGCGCGGTCGAGCCTGTCGCCTGA
- a CDS encoding SDR family oxidoreductase — MPVPTTPIGRVLVTGGASGLGAAVVAAVAEAGGTPIVLDLRVDGVPEGTDAVAVDVTDTEATERAVREAAERHGGLDAVVTAAGIDKPAPIGGISSGDWERIVGVNLLGTAAVVRAALPALEATHGRVVTISSSLALKGVGDGTAYSASKFGVRGFSQALAAETAGRIGVTNIIPAGMRTAFFEGRTEQYKPGPDAQLIEPEYVANSILFALSQPAGCEIRELSIMPATEPSWP; from the coding sequence ATGCCCGTCCCCACCACCCCCATCGGCCGCGTCCTCGTCACCGGCGGCGCCTCGGGTCTCGGCGCGGCGGTCGTCGCCGCGGTCGCCGAGGCCGGCGGCACCCCGATCGTCCTCGACCTGCGCGTCGACGGCGTGCCGGAGGGCACCGACGCCGTCGCCGTGGACGTCACGGACACCGAGGCGACCGAGCGCGCCGTCCGCGAGGCCGCCGAGCGCCACGGTGGGCTCGACGCCGTCGTGACCGCCGCGGGCATCGACAAGCCCGCCCCGATCGGCGGGATCTCGTCGGGCGACTGGGAGCGCATCGTCGGTGTGAACCTGCTCGGCACCGCCGCCGTCGTGCGCGCCGCGCTCCCCGCCCTCGAGGCGACGCACGGCCGCGTCGTGACGATCTCGTCGTCGCTCGCGCTGAAGGGCGTCGGCGACGGTACGGCCTACTCGGCGTCGAAGTTCGGCGTGCGCGGGTTCTCGCAGGCGCTGGCTGCCGAGACCGCGGGTCGCATCGGTGTGACGAACATCATCCCCGCGGGCATGCGCACCGCGTTCTTCGAGGGCCGGACCGAGCAGTACAAGCCGGGTCCGGACGCGCAGCTCATCGAGCCGGAGTACGTGGCGAACTCGATCCTGTTCGCGCTCTCGCAGCCAGCCGGGTGCGAGATCCGGGAGCTGTCGATCATGCCGGCGACGGAGCCCAGCTGGCCGTAG